In Salvelinus sp. IW2-2015 unplaced genomic scaffold, ASM291031v2 Un_scaffold3991, whole genome shotgun sequence, the sequence ATCACGGTCATGAGTCCTCCTAATGATACGACTATTAGATCACTGTCCTGAGTCCTTATGACAACGACTATAGATCACTTCACTGTCCTGAGTCCTAATGATAttatcaggataaggtaagacccagatgcagaccgtgttgaagtaacaatgtttattacagcaacagaggcaaaggtacaggatggcaggcaggctcagggtcaggtcaggcagagtggtcaggtgggtgggttcagggtcaggacaggcaagggtcacaaaccaggagggtgagaaaaacagaggctgggaaaagacaggagctgacaggacaaacgctggtaagcttgacgaacaagacgaactggcaacagacaaacagaaaacacaggtataagtacacaggggataatggggaagatgggcgacacctggaggggcgtggagacaagcacaaagacaggtgaaacagatcagggcatgacagtaccctcctctaggggcgccacctggcgtcctacctgggcgYatacctggttgaccggggtgtcggcggtggaagtcggcgatgagggctgggtccaggatgtctccagcgaggacccagcacctctcctccgggccataaccctcccaaccaggtactggaaacccccgCCCCGTAGTCGAACCCTCAGGAGTCGTCTCACCGTGTACGCCGGATGGCCATCGACGACGCGTggaggaggggtgggcctggaaatggaAGACAGGGACTGTGAGATATGGGCTTGATAcgggacacatgaaaggtggggtgtatacgaagggtacggggcaacagaaaatgaacagcagaggggctaatgaccttGGAGATGGGGTAAGGGCCGATAAACCTGGGGGACAGTTTGCaagactccacccggaggggcagatcccgggtggagagccataccttctgcccaagatgataccggggagccggggtccgatggcgatccgcttgtcgtcgGTACccggaggtggtcttgagaagggcCGACCGGGACAGCAgcagacaaacatctgggcagatgGTATGCcgacctcctcttcctgctcagggaagagcgggggctgataccccagggaacattCGAAGGgagataggcccgtggcagagcagggaagggtgttgcgggcatattccacccacacaagctgctgactccaggtggttgggttggcggagaccaggcagtgcAGGGTGGTctcgaggtcctggttggctcgctccgactggccgttggacttggggtggaacccggaggacaggctggccgacgacccaatacagaatgccttccagaactggggcgagaactgaggaccccggtcggagaccatgtctacgggcagtccatggatccggaagacgtgctgcaccatgagctgggccatctcTTTGATAGAGGGTAGTTTgtggagaggaatgaagtgggcggctttggaaaaccgatccactacggtcaggatggtggtgttgccatcagacgggggggAAGACCCGTGAAAACgtccagggagatgtgagaccagggattgtgagggacaggcagaggttggcggagaccagccggagcttgccgaggagtcttgttctgtgcacaaaCTGTGCAAGCGGCGACGAATGTGGACACGTCCGGGACCATGGTAGCGGGACCAAAAGCGCTATCGCACAGATGCCAGGGTCTGACGGGCGCCCGGGTGGCAGGCCAGCCTGGAGGGAACGGGAACGAACATCCACCTGATCGCAaatgagcagcacagccattcATTACAATCTAGCTACAAGGCATGCAAGATATCCGTCATGATAATCTGATCCCATCTATGTGGTGTGTCCACCCCACAGCCCACGGTGTGTGAGCgggaactgtgtgtgtttgcctttCAAACACTGGGGGTGATGAACGAGGCAGCCGACGAGATCGCCACAGggaaatatattaaaatatattataaagGTGTCGCTCAAATCCTCCAAAGCATTAtaactgcatcataatgcattatacataCACGCTttatgtaaagtgttacctatTCTTCCATTAAAAAGAGCAAAGTCACTCCTGATAACATATCCTGAAAACATATCCTGAAAACATATCCTGAAAACATATCCTGAAAACATATCCTGAAAACATATCCTGAAAATATNNNNNNNNNNNNNNNNNNNNNNNNNNNNNNNNNNNNNNNNNNNNNNNNNNNNNNNNNNNNNNNNNNNNNNNNNNNNNNNNNNNNNNNNNNNNNNNNNNNNNNNNNNNNNNNNNNNNNNNNNNNNNNNNNNNNNNNNNNNNNNNNNNNNNNNNNNNNNNNNNNNNNNNNNNNNNNNNNNNNNNNNNNNNNNNNNNNNNNNNNNNNNNNNNNNNNNNNNNNNNNNNNNNNNNNNNNNNNNNNNNNNNNNNNNNNNNNNNNNNNNNNNNNNNNNNNNNNNNNNNNNNNNNNNNNNNNNNNNNNNNNNNNNNNNNNNNNNNNNNNNNNNNNNNNNNNNNNNNNNNNNNNNNNNNNNNNNNNNNNNNNNNNNNNNNNNNNNNNNNNNNNNNNNNNNNNNNNNNNNNNNNNNNNNNNNNNNNNNNNNNNNNNNNNNNNNNNNNNNNNNNNNNNNNNNNNNNNNNNNNNNNNNNNNNNNNNNNNNNNNNNNNNNNNNNNNNNNNNNNNNNNNNNNNNNNNNNNNNNNNNNNNNNNNNNNNNNNNNNNNNNNNNNNNNNNNNNNNNNNNNNNNNNNNNNNNNNNNNNNNNNNNNNNNNNNNNNNNNNNNNNNNNNNNNNNNNNNNNNNNNNNNNNNNNNNNNNNNNNNNNNNNNNNNNNNNNNNNNNNNNNNNNNNNNNNNNNNNNNNNNNNNNNNNNNNNNNNNNNNNNNNNNNNNNNNNNNNNNNNNNNNNNNNNNNNNNNNNNNNNNNNNNNNNNNNNNNNNNNNNNNNNNNNNNNNNNNNNNNNNNNNNNNNNNNNNNNNNNNNNNNNNNNNNNNNNNNNNNNNNNNNNNNNNNNNNNNNNNNNNNNNNNNNNNNNNNNNNNNNNNNNNNNNNNNNNNNNNNNNNNNNNNNNNNNNNNNNNNNNNNNNNNNNNNNNNNNNNNNNNNNNNNNNNNNNNNNNNNNNNNNNNNNNNNNNNNNNNNNNNNNNNNNNNNNNNNNNNNNNNNNNNNNNNNNNNNNNNNNNNNNNNNNNNNNNNNNNNNNNNNNNNNNNNNNNNNNNNNNNNNNNNNNNNNNNNNNNNNNNNNNNNNNNNNNNNNNNNNNNNNNNNNNNNNNNNNNNNNNNNNNNNNNNNNNNNNNNNNNNNNNNNNNNNNNNNNNNNNNNNNNNNNNNNNNNNNNNNNNNNNNNNNNNNNNNNNNNNNNNNNNNNNNNNNNNNNNNNNNNNNNNNNNNNNNNNNNNNNNNNNNNNNNNNNNNNNNNNNNNNNNNNNNNNNNNNNNNNNNNNNNNNNNNNNNNNNNNNNNNNNNNNNNNNNNNNNNNNNNNNNNNNNNNNNNNNNNNNNNNNNNNNNNNNNNNNNNNNNNNNNNNNNNNNNNNNNNNNNNNNNNNNNNNNNNNNNNNNNNNNNNNNNNNNNNNNNNNNNNNNNNNNNNNNNNNNNNNNNNNNNNNNNNNNNNNNNNNNNNNNNNNNNNNNNNNNNNNNNNNNNNNNNNNNNNNNNNNNNNNNNNNNNNNNNNNNNNNNNNNNNNNNNNNNNNNNNNNNNNNNNNNNNNNNNNNNNNNNNNNNNNNNNNNNNNNNNNNNNNNNNNNNNNNNNNNNNNNNNNNNNNNNNNNNNNNNNNNNNNNNNNNNNNNNNNNNNNNNNNNNNNNNNNNNNNNNNNNNNNNNNNNNNNNNNNNNNNNNNNNNNNNNNNNNNNNNNNNNNNNNNNNNNNNNNNNNNNNNNNNNNNNNNNNNNNNNNNNNNNNNNNNNNNNNNNNNNNNNNNNNNNNNNNNNNNNNNNNNNNNNNNNNNNNNNNNNNNNNNNNNNNNNNNNNNNNNNNNNNNNNNNNNNNNNNNNNNNNNNNNNNNNNNNNNNNNNNNNNNNNNNNNNNNNNNNNNNNNNNNNNNNNNNNNNNNNNNNNNNNNNNNNNNNNNNNNNNNNNNNNNNNNNNNNNNNNNNNNNNNNNNNNNNNNNNNNNNNNNNNNNNNNNNNNNNNNNNNNNNNNNNNNNNNNNNNNNNNNNNNNNNNNNNNNNNNNNNNNNNNNNNNNNNNNNNNNNNNNNNNNNNNNNNNNNNNNNNNNNNNNNNNNNNNNNNNNNNNNNNNNNNNNNNNNNNNNNNNNNNNNNNNNNNNNNNNNNNNNNNNNNNNNNNNNNNNNNNNNNNNNNNNNNNNNNNNNNNNNNNNNNNNNNNNNNNNNNNNNNNNNNNNNNNNNNNNNNNNNNNNNNNNNNNNNNNNNNNNNNNNNNNNNNNNNNNNNNNNNNNNNNNNNNNNNNNNNNNNNNNNNNNNNNNNNNNNNNNNNNNNNNNNNNNNNNNNNNNNNNNNNNNNNNNNNNNNNNNNNNNNNNNNNNNNNNNNNNNNNNNNNNNNNNNNNNNNNNNNNNNNNNNNNNNNNNNNNNNNNNNNNNNNNNNNNNNNNNNNNNNNNNNNNNNNNNNNNNNNNNNNNNNNNNNNNNNNNNNNNNNNNNNNNNNNNNNNNNNNNNNNNNNNNNNNNNNNNNNNNNNNNNNNNNNNNNNNNNNNNNNNNNNNNNNNNNNNNNNNNNNNNNNNNNNNNNNNNNNNNNNNNNNNNNNNNNNNNNNNNNNNNNNNNNNNNNNNNNNNNNNNNNNNNNNNNNNNTTGAACATTGTACAATAACATTATAAGTTGACATTGCCAAAAGGCTCTATAATGCCTATATATAAGATGAGAGCATGCCATAAGGTGATTATTGCCCTGTACAGTAAATGTGAAGTCTCCATACAGTTACCTGGGACATTTCTCTGATAGAGGTAAGCTGTCAGGGTTAGTTACCTGGACATTCTCTGATAGAGTAAGATGGTTAGGGTTATTACCTGGTACATTTCTCTGATAGAGGTAAGGCTGGCAGGGTTAGTTACCTGGGACATTTCTCTGATAGAGGTGAGACTGGTTAGGGTAAGTTACCTGGGACATTTCTCTGATAGAGGTGAGACTGGTTAGGGTAAGTTACCTGGGACATTTCTCTGATAGAGGTAAGGCTGTCAAGGGTTAGTTACCTGGGACATTTCTCTGATAGAGGTGAGACTGGTTAGGGTTAGTTACCTGGGACATTTCTCTGATAGAGGTAAGGCTGTCAAGGGCTCTCATCACTCGGTCGAGTCCTTTTTCTGAAATGAaccacaatcatcatcatcatcatcatcactgcagTCCTTCCAATAAAACACACCACCTTCTAGTCTACAGCCTACCAGACAGCAGGGTGATGCATCATAGGCCTAAGGCTGTTAGTAGGTTCAGGGTTAGTAAACCATACCCTGGGTTGAAGGCTGTTAATAGGTTCAGGGTTAGTAAACCATACCCTGGCGTTGAAGGCCTAAGGCTGTTAGTAGGTTCAGGGTTAGTAAACCATACCCTGGAGTTGAAGGCCTGTTAGTAGGTTCAGGGTTAGTAAACCATACCCTGGGTTGAAGGCCTGTTAATAGGTTCAGGGTTAGTAAACCATACCCTGGAGTTGAAGGCCTGTTAGTAGGTTCAGGGTTAGTAAACCATACCCTGGGGTTGAAGGCCTGTTAGTAGTTCAGGGTTAGTAAACCATACCCTGGGTTGAAGGCCAGTGCCTGGGAGTCACACGGATCCCACACGGAGGGATATGGCTCAAAGATGACCACTTTCCTGGGAGACTCTAGAGCAGACCTACACATGGAACACAACAGATCCACACCTAGGAAACAGGAGGGCTGGttaaactctgtgtgtgtgtgtgtgtgtgtgtgtgtgtgtggtgtggtgttgtgtgtgtgttgtgtgtgtgtgttgtgtgtgtgtgtgtgtgtgtgtgtgtgtgtgtgttgtgtgtggtgtgtgtgtgtgtgtgtgtgttgtggtgtgttgtgtgtggtgttttttggggtggtttttttgtttttaaaaaaaacaaccttGGGGgctatatattttaatatatttcatatattttaattCTCTCCTCAGTGGTTCTCACATAGAGAATTGGCACTCCATTTTGAGGAACGGTTTGGTGGTTGCATCCAACACAAGACTTCAGGTAAAAAYAAAACATCCRAGGAGGTTCTGTATACACTGTGTTTATCAACCCTTTAAAGGCACAAACTGTGATTTGAAATGCCTGGCCCTGTGACTAGTTTGTTTGGTAAACTGTGGGCTGGGGCTGAGGAAATGTAACCCATAACCGTTCAAGGATACACTGTGCTTATCCACCTAACACTTATTTGCTTGCAATCCACAGTTACCATACAtatttaatatacagtacattgcatATTGCATGATAAAGTAGAAStgacagcgttttaactactttgcagatacgaacagacaatcataataatATCAGTGAAAAATATCAAATCCCGAGTTTGTGCCACGAAAAACAGCTTTATAAGAgcttttaaaaataggttctgtGTGACTCAACGTTCCGTGACGAAGAGAACAGCTTTGTTGTcagaatacattttacatttacattttagtcatttagcagacgctgttatccagagcgacttacagtagagtgcatacattttataacatttttttttacatactgagacaaggatatccctaccggccaaaccctccctaccggccaaaccctccctaacccggacgacgctatgccaattgtgcgtcgccccgcggatctcccggttgcggccggctgcgacagagcctgggcgcgaacccagcccagcctgggcgtgaacccagagactctggtggcgcagctagcactgcgatgcagtgccctagaccactgcgccacccgggagatctcCCGGGTCTCCCGCCACCTGGGAGACCCGggagaatagatggatgcagttcaacaCATGATTCATATAGCTAATTCACCAATACATGTCTTGCTAGTCCAACAAATATTGCTTTCAGGTTGTAAATAACAGCTAGTAAACATTGTTTGCTGCTTCCAGCCATTCGCGAGGCACTATTTCAGTTTTCAAGCGGCTCGATATTTTGGGATAAAAACACCTACTAGGCCGGTAAACACACAGTCCCAGTTCCAAAGTGAAGTGTGGCTGGTCCTACTTCCGTAAAACACCAACAGTCTAGTTCAAACTGAAGGAATGGCCTggtcctacttcctgtaaacacacagtccagttcaaaactGAAGGATGGCTGGTCCTAACTTCCTGTTAAACACAGCAGTCCAGTTAAAATGAATGATGGCAGGGCCCgtgtggaaaatggcttatttgcatataggcctactgtagctctgattggctatggcgcagcGGTCTGTGTCTGGTCCCGGACATGACTGACATGTTTTAAATTAGGTTTGATTTCCTGCactgtctattaattgtccaaacgcaagGCCGCTTTCCcattctatattgctatagaattctCACAAATGCATTACTCtatgtcattcccaaacattctatgattGTATGAAAATCACSAGGGCTCGCTTTTCAGAATWAAAAAAAAAKgcatcatattcttcctgggtGTATTTTTKAatagattttaataagatttatTGTTGCTAAGATGCTGTCGGTTCCACGTTAAAGGCCTCTAATATTTTGKTTATtgtatctctctgtctgcagCTCCATGGCGCCATCTATGGGAGTGGAATCTATCTCAGCCCAATGTCAAGCATATCCTTTGGTTACTCAGGTATCTAAGTCTCAGATGGAGCAACAGCATTAGGTCAGGGATTAATGACCGATTCTCTTGGTAACATTGAGAAGGGRaaacaaatggttgttttgatTAATTACCGTTCTGTCTCTTTAAAATGTAATGGTTGTTTTGAATGAAWTACCGTGCTGTCTATTTCACTTAAATGTATTCTTAAAGCCCTTTTTACRtcagccgatgtcacaaagtgcttatacagagaCYcagcctaaaaccccaaacagcaagcaatgcagatgtaaaagRGTGGAGATTGGAGATTATAGTGGAGATtatggtggagattataacagaacatgtccaagatgttcaaatgttcatagatgaccagcagggtcaaataataataatcacagtggttgtagagggtgcaacaggtcagcacctcaggagtaaatgtcagttggcttttcatagccgatcattgagagtatctctaccgctcctgctgtctctagagagttgaaaacagcaggtctgggacaggtagcacgtccggtgaacaggtcaggggtttcatagccacaggcagaacagttgaaactggagcagcagcacggccaggtggactggggacaacaaggagtcatcaggccaggtatcctgaggcatggtcctagggctcaaggtctgggagagagggagcgagagaatggttgttttgttggttccatacttaaattcacagagGACACTCGAACACTTAAGCTATTGCAACATAGATACTAGAGTCTGAgataggaggggtcaggagacactgtggccccatccaacaatacccccagacagggccaaccagcaggatataaccccacccactttgccaaagaacagcccccacaccactagagggatatccgcaaaccaccaacttactaccctgagacaagccgagtatagtCACGAAGATCTCCCACATGGCACAAACccgagggggcgccaacccggacaggaagatcacgttagtgactcaactcactcaagtgacgcacccctcctagggacggcatggaagagcagcagtaagccagtgactcagcccctgtaataggtatTACTGCTGCTCTTCCATTAAATTTTCTATTGTAAAGTTAGCAACACCTCCGTCTTTGTAGGATACGCGGGGGATATGGCACTAGTGTAACCAgcaggagaggcctcatttaacacagtcaaTTAAGGTTTCAGGAAGGCCAATCACATCacgattatgatcagtgattagttaattgactataactgccttggaagtgagggatctaacataattagccctattttgagatgtgagatatcgcAAACTCTATCAATAATGACATGAATGGAGGTCTGCTGCCGTACCtgttgtggagctagaggagttagagcccagTTTTGGATGAATTACCGTTCTGTCTATTTAAAATGTAAAGTTTGTTATGGATGAATTACCGTTCTATTTAAAATATGAATGTTGTTTTAGATGAATTACCGTTCTGTCTATTTCaaatgtaatagtttttttttttggaggAATAATCATTCTGTctatttaaaatgtaattattgtttAAATAGACAAAATGTTTCATGCTCATGATCATTTCTAACGTTGATCTTTCTCTCCGTTCAGGGATGAACAAAAGGCCACAGAAGGTTGCTTCAAAGGACCAAACTGCGACAAACAAGACCAACTTACATTTGCAGGTTAGCATTGAGGACATTTACACTTTTGCGAGGTGTTGATGAAACAGGGGTAAAATGTAATATTCTGGGGAAAATGAACATTTTTTATTGTGTCCTTTTGCAGTCAACAAAGAAAGGACAGCAGCCCCAGTTTTTGCAAAGTCGGAACCTAAAGTGCATAGCCTTATGTGAAGGTACGTATGTGCTCCGGGCTGGGGTCTTCACCAACTTCTATACTCCTATGAGAATGGCSCYGGAGGAGATGGCtaccgttttacgggctcctaaccaattgtgctatttcgTTAGATTMYTTTGCATTGTTTGTAgcttatttttgtacataatgtgtctgccaccatctcttatccacgaaaagagcttctggatattagaacagcgattactcacctcaaactggacggagatcttttctttaacgagtcggacacgAAGGACTTACTGCTGACactggaccaggcccaaatcccccgTCATACGCATTAAGAAGAGATGCCGATACAGGGGACGCAGATACGGGTGCCTTGTGTGAAttcgtcggcgagtgggtaactcACCTCTACCATctgtcctattggccaacgtgcaatcactggagaataaactgcaTGAGCTCYGTTYaagactatcctaccaacgggacattaaaaactataatatcttatgtttcactgagtcgtggctgaacggcaacatggataatatatagttggctgggttttccatgaatcagcaagatagaacagctgcctccggtaagacaaggggtggtggtctgtgtctatttgtaaataacagctggtgcacaaaatctaatattaaggaagtctcgaggttttgcttggctgaggtagagtatctcatgatagactacactatttaccaagagagttttcatMtacagtggggcaaaaaagtatttagtcagccaccaattgtgcatgttctcccacttaaaaagatgagagaggcctgtaattttcatcataggtaYacttcaactatgacagacaaaatgagaaaaacaaatccagaaaatcacattgtaggatttttWRtgaatttatttgcaaattatggtSGAaaatgcttggccacgcagtcatgggtgaacagggatgaCAGaagcaagcttcctgccatccaggacctctataccaggcggtgtcaaaggaaggcccaaaaaatgccaaagactccagccactgtagttatagactgttctctctgctaccgcacggcaagaagtaccggagcaccaagtctaggtccaagaggcgtcttaacagcttctacccccaagccataagactgctgaacagctaatcaaatggccacccggactatttgcattgtcgttCCCCCCTTTTtgcgctgctgctactccctgtttattatctatgcatagtcactttaataactctacctacatgtacatattacctcaattaccttgactaacctgtacccccacacattgactcggtaccgaccggtaccccctgtatatagcctcgttattgttattttattgttgctcttttattttaaaaattacttttgtTYatttagtaaatatttttcttaaaactgcattgttggttaagggcttctaagtaagcatttcactgtaagtattcggcacatgtgacaaatacaatttgatttgatttgacaaagtcATAAAtcagaaacatttctaaaatggatCTTCtaaaaaaatgtgatttaaaactaaccctaaccttaaccacactgctaaccttacgcTTTACTCAAACCTGAAAGGATAATCAAAAAgctattttgactttgtggctgtggaatctgattttgtggctgtggaatctgactttgtggctgtggaatctgactttgtggctgtggaatctgaNactttgtggctgtggaatctgactttgtggctgtggaatctgactttgtggctgtggaatctgactttgtggctgtggaatctgactttgtggctttgGAAGCTCGTGGAAACCCTGGTCTGAAGCAACCACAGAACAACAATGGAGAATGTATTAACTGATAACATATACGTATGTGAACTAAATGTTAATATATTTGTATatgtccttctctgtctcttccagtCATCACGTCCCCTGACCTGCACAAACATGGAGACATCTGGGTCGTCCCAAACACCGACCACGTCTGTACACGCTTCTTCTTTGTGTAAGTATACGACCACATCTGAACACGCTTCTTCCCACGTATAAGTAGTAAAAMCACGACAGTGTTCATACAGAGAGTGGTGTTCAATTCATCAAAGCAGATTTTCTGTATTTCCTTTCGACAAACCCAAAGAGAGGTTTACATCTCAATAATATATTTGATATTACAAGTGAACATTTCAACWTTATCTCAGTTTAATAGCTGGAGTGCCAACTGTGAATATGTTCTGATCAAAGGGGTTGCTAGTTCCCGAGGAATGATATTATTGTGTGTTTCTTCTGATCCAGCTATGAAGATGGCCAGGTGGGAGATACGAGCATCAACACACAAGACGCTGGCATCCATCGAGAGATCCTACGAGTCATCGGCAATCAGACCGCCACGGGATGAACCACACGTGAAAATGAAAATGTCCTTCCTGTTATTCTGCTGCCGCCGCCTCCCGGCTCAAAGCTGCATTATTGAGCTGCGGAAAACCCGTCGCAACAAGTGTGTTTCCCGACCAATGTAGAGAACACATCAACAACTAGAGTGTTTTAAACCTTGGTGAAATCAACAACACATATTTACAACTGAAACACAGCAGAACTCTTTAGGGAAGAACACATTTTGCTAAGT encodes:
- the LOC112076753 gene encoding protein mono-ADP-ribosyltransferase PARP8-like, which encodes MSSISFGYSGMNKRPQKVASKDQTATNKTNLHLQSTKKGQQPQFLQSRNLKCIALCEVITSPDLHKHGDIWVVPNTDHVCTRFFFVYEDGQVGDTSINTQDAGIHREILRVIGNQTATG